A genomic stretch from Gopherus flavomarginatus isolate rGopFla2 chromosome 3, rGopFla2.mat.asm, whole genome shotgun sequence includes:
- the LOC127047550 gene encoding uncharacterized protein LOC127047550: MRAALTVEKQVAIALWKLATPDSYRSVGNQFGVGKSTVGAAVMQVAKAIIKLLLRKVVTLGNVQVIVDGFAAMGFPNCGGAIDGTHIPTLALEHQGTQYVNCKGYFSMVLQALVDHKGCFTNIHVGWPGRVHDTCVFRHTTLFKRLQQGNYFPDQKITVGDVEMPIVILGDPAYPLMPWLMKPYTSSLDRSQELYNYRLSKCRMVVERAFGCLKTCWRTLLTLSDLGQTNVPFVIAACCVLHNLCKSKGETFLAGWEAEANHLAADYMQPDTRAIRRAHHEVVRIREALKTSFITGQGMV, from the coding sequence atgagagcagccctcacagtggagaagcaagtggcaatagccctctggaagcttgcaacgccagacagctaccggtcagtcgggaatcaatttggagtgggcaaatctactgtgggggctgctgtgatgcaagtagccaaagcaatcattaagctgctgctacgaaaggttgtgactctgggaaatgtgcaggtcatagtggatggctttgctgcaatgggattccctaactgtgggggggcgatagatggaacccatatccctacctTGGCActagagcaccagggcacccagtatgtaaactgcaaggggtacttttcaatggtgctgcaagcactggtggatcacaagggatgtttcaccaacatccacgtgggatggccaggaagggttcatgacacttgcGTCTTCAGgcacactactctgtttaaacggctgcagcaagggaattacttcccagaccagaaaataacagttggggatgttgaaatgcctatagttatcctgggtgacccagcctaccccttgatgccatggctcatgaagccatacacaagcaGCCTGGACCGTAGTCAGGAGCTGtacaactacaggctgagcaagtgtagaatggtggtagaacgtgcatttggctgtttaaagacgtgctggcgcacattactgactctctCAGATCTcggccaaaccaatgtcccctttgttattgctgcttgctgtgtgctccacaatctctgtaagagtaagggggagacctttctggcggggtgggaggctgaggcaaatcacctggctgctgattacatgcagccagacaccagggcgattagaagagcacatcacgaagtggtgcgcatcagagaagctttgaaaaccagtttcatcacgggccagggtatggtgtga